The Doryrhamphus excisus isolate RoL2022-K1 chromosome 1, RoL_Dexc_1.0, whole genome shotgun sequence genome includes a window with the following:
- the tmem68 gene encoding transmembrane protein 68: MSDAGNQSCLMGAEDTVNFLVCVFHAWEEWVGLGQLEDYLSVLEYLLWVFTPLAIVFILPFLIVILLYLSILFLHVYKRKNQLREAYCNNLWDGARKTLATLWDGHGSIWHGYEIHGMENIPAKGPALIVYYHGAIPIDYYYFLASVIIQKGRTCHSVADHFLFKIPGFKLLLEVFSVMHGPQEECVQALKNGHLLGISPGGVREALFSDETYPLLWGKRKGFAQVAIDSKVTIIPMFTQNIREGFRSLGTLRFFRWLYERFRLPVAPVYGGFPVKFRTFLGDPIPYDPNITATELAEKVKQAIQSLIDKHQQIPGNILRALLERFQRKYKGQ; encoded by the exons ATGTCAGATGCTGGGAATCAGTCATGCCTGATGGGAGCAGAGGACACGGTTAACTTCCTT GTGTGTGTCTTTCATGCGTGGGAAGAATGGGTGGGCCTCGGCCAGTTGGAGGACTACCTGAGTGTTTTGGAGTACTTATTATGGGTCTTCACTCCTCTAGCTATTGTCTTCATCCTGCCCTTCCTCATTGTCATCCTCCTTTACCTCTccattctttttcttcatgtctATAAG AGAAAGAACCAGTTGAGGGAGGCGTATTGCAACAACCTGTGGGATGGAGCAAGGAAGACACTGGCCACACTGTGGGATGGACATGGATCCATATGGCACG GCTACGAGATCCATGGAATGGAGAATATCCCCGCCAAAGGACCAGCACTGATCGTGTACTATCACGGAGCCATTCCCATAGATTACTACTACTTCTTAGCCAGTGTTATTATCCAGAAAGGGCGAACCTGTCACTCTGTAGCTGACCACTTTCTCTTCAAAATACCAG GGTTCAAGTTATTGTTGGAGGTGTTCAGTGTGATGCACGGCCCTCAAGAAGAGTGTGTGCAGGCTCTGAAGAATGGCCACCTTTTGGGAATCTCTCCAGGAGGTGTTCGAGAGGCTCTGTTCAGTGACGAGACGTACCCTCTTCTCTGGGGAAAACGTAAAGGCTTTGCCCAGGTCGCCATTGATTCTAAAGTG acCATAATTCCGATGTTTACACAAAATATCCGAGAAGGCTTCAGATCTCTAGGAACATTGA gattTTTTCGTTGGTTGTATGAGAGATTCCGTCTACCTGTAGCTCCGGTTTACGGGGGATTCCCAGTCAAGTTCCGGACTTTCCTTGGCGATCCAATCCCATATGACCCCAACATAACTGCCACTGAGCTGGCAGAAAAA GTAAAACAGGCCATCCAGAGTTTGATAGACAAGCACCAGCAGATTCCAGGGAACATCCTGAGAGCTCTTCTGGAGAGATTTCAACGTAAATACAAAGGCCAATAG